The Castellaniella sp. genome includes a window with the following:
- a CDS encoding transposase, which translates to MASLFLNTQIYRRLHKTIKRQCTILGRLARDIERSKTVLSKHPERAQPLLARAEQSRRKKAVKGKDKVYSWHAPEVECISKGKARTPYEFGVKVGIVTTLKGNFIVGARSFPGNPSDGHTLAEALEQTSIVLQDTGVKPKTVYADLGYREVDGEIPEYVLKHRGKFKRLTPGEQQQLLKRRQAIEPLIGHLKSDHGMNRCHLKGQIGDAIHAVLCAAGFNMKWLLHMIARKGVRPFFIPYFWAWIWQRTRKQSEWGELPRQNS; encoded by the coding sequence ATGGCCTCACTATTCTTAAATACGCAGATATACCGGCGCTTGCACAAGACGATCAAACGCCAGTGCACCATTCTGGGCCGCCTGGCGCGCGACATCGAACGCAGCAAGACAGTGCTCTCAAAGCATCCAGAACGCGCTCAACCCTTGCTGGCGCGGGCGGAACAGAGCCGTCGAAAGAAGGCTGTGAAGGGCAAGGACAAGGTCTACAGCTGGCACGCCCCCGAAGTCGAATGCATCTCAAAAGGCAAAGCCCGCACCCCTTACGAGTTCGGAGTGAAGGTGGGTATCGTTACGACTTTGAAGGGGAATTTCATCGTGGGCGCGCGCAGCTTCCCGGGCAACCCCTCCGATGGCCACACGTTGGCAGAAGCCCTGGAGCAGACTAGCATTGTGCTGCAGGACACCGGCGTCAAACCCAAGACGGTCTATGCCGATCTAGGATATCGCGAGGTAGATGGTGAGATCCCGGAATATGTCCTGAAGCACCGTGGGAAATTCAAACGGCTGACACCCGGCGAGCAGCAGCAGCTGCTGAAACGACGCCAGGCGATTGAACCGCTCATCGGGCATCTGAAAAGCGATCATGGCATGAATCGCTGTCACCTGAAGGGGCAAATCGGGGACGCCATTCATGCGGTGCTGTGCGCGGCAGGCTTCAATATGAAATGGCTGCTGCACATGATTGCCCGCAAGGGCGTTCGACCTTTTTTTATACCTTATTTTTGGGCTTGGATCTGGCAACGGACCCGGAAACAATCCGAGTGGGGTGAGCTACCCCGCCAGAACTCGTAG
- the kdpB gene encoding potassium-transporting ATPase subunit KdpB — translation MSDRNTNLPLFDRKLVGPACLDAFRKLAPQAQWKNPVMFVVYLGSILTTALWIQALMGQGEAPSGFILAVTLWLWFTVLFANFAEALAEGRSKAQAASLRGMKRKAIAKVLQEPHYGSSWLPLEADELRKGSVVLVQAGDFVPLDGEVIEGVASVDESAITGESAPVIRESGGDFSSVTGGTRVLSDWLVVRISVNPGESFLDRMISMVEGAKRNKTPNEIALTILLVGLTIVFLLVVVTLAPFSAFAVKTSGMGQAVSITALIALLVCLIPTTIGGLLSAIGVAGMSRMMQANVIATSGRAVEAAGDVDVLLLDKTGTITLGNRQASAFHPADGTSERILAETAQLSSLGDETPEGRSIVILAKKLFNVREHEMGKLNATFLPFTAQTRMSGVDLASEGATRGIRKGAAQAIRTHIESLGGRWPDDIQQKVEDISRRGSTPLVVSENAAVLGVVELKDIVKGGIKERFAELRSMGIKTVMITGDNRLTAAAIAAEAGVDDFLAEATPEAKLQMIRDYQAAGQLVAMTGDGTNDAPALAQADVAVAMNTGTQAAKEAGNMVDLDSNPTKLLEIVETGKQLLMTRGSLTTFSIANDVAKYFAILPAIFITTYPQLSVLNIMGLASPESAILSAVIFNALIIIFLIPLALKGVRYRAMGASALLNRNLLVYGLGGLAVPFIGIKLIDMLLSATNLI, via the coding sequence ATGAGTGATAGAAACACAAACCTGCCGTTATTCGATCGGAAATTGGTAGGGCCAGCGTGCCTAGACGCATTCAGAAAACTCGCACCGCAAGCACAATGGAAAAATCCTGTCATGTTTGTGGTCTATCTGGGCAGCATTCTGACCACGGCCTTATGGATACAGGCTTTGATGGGACAGGGGGAAGCCCCCTCCGGCTTCATTCTTGCGGTAACGCTATGGCTGTGGTTTACCGTACTGTTCGCCAATTTCGCCGAAGCGCTGGCCGAAGGGCGCAGCAAGGCGCAGGCGGCCAGCTTGCGCGGCATGAAGCGCAAAGCCATTGCCAAAGTGCTCCAGGAGCCGCATTACGGCAGCAGCTGGCTGCCTCTTGAGGCCGATGAACTGCGCAAGGGTAGCGTCGTGCTGGTTCAGGCCGGCGACTTCGTACCGCTGGACGGCGAAGTCATCGAAGGAGTTGCTTCGGTCGATGAAAGCGCCATCACAGGGGAATCGGCTCCGGTAATTCGCGAGTCGGGCGGCGATTTTTCGTCGGTGACCGGCGGCACCCGGGTATTGTCAGACTGGCTGGTGGTGCGCATCAGCGTCAACCCCGGTGAGTCATTCCTGGATCGCATGATCTCCATGGTCGAAGGCGCCAAGCGGAATAAAACACCCAATGAAATCGCGCTGACCATTCTACTGGTCGGCCTGACGATTGTGTTTTTGCTGGTGGTCGTTACGCTGGCGCCCTTCTCCGCATTTGCGGTAAAAACCAGCGGCATGGGCCAGGCCGTCAGTATCACGGCCCTGATCGCTTTACTGGTGTGCCTGATTCCAACCACCATCGGCGGCCTGCTCTCGGCGATAGGCGTTGCCGGCATGAGCAGGATGATGCAGGCGAACGTGATTGCAACGTCGGGCCGCGCCGTAGAAGCCGCGGGCGACGTAGACGTTCTGCTACTGGACAAGACAGGCACGATTACGCTGGGAAACCGGCAGGCCAGCGCCTTCCATCCCGCCGACGGGACAAGCGAACGTATCCTGGCCGAGACAGCGCAACTGTCTTCACTGGGCGACGAAACACCCGAAGGCCGCAGCATTGTCATACTTGCTAAAAAGCTGTTCAACGTACGCGAACATGAAATGGGCAAACTGAACGCCACATTTTTGCCCTTCACCGCGCAGACCCGCATGAGCGGGGTCGATTTGGCCAGCGAAGGTGCGACCCGGGGCATCCGCAAAGGCGCCGCTCAGGCCATACGCACGCATATCGAATCGCTGGGCGGGCGCTGGCCCGATGATATACAGCAGAAAGTAGAGGATATCTCGCGCAGGGGAAGTACCCCGCTGGTGGTTTCCGAGAACGCGGCGGTGCTTGGCGTGGTAGAGCTGAAAGATATTGTGAAAGGCGGAATAAAAGAGCGGTTCGCCGAGCTGCGCAGCATGGGCATCAAAACCGTCATGATCACCGGGGATAACCGCCTGACGGCGGCGGCCATTGCCGCAGAAGCCGGTGTGGACGACTTCCTGGCCGAAGCCACGCCCGAAGCCAAGCTGCAAATGATCCGCGACTACCAGGCTGCGGGACAATTGGTTGCCATGACCGGCGATGGAACCAACGACGCTCCCGCGCTGGCCCAGGCCGACGTTGCCGTGGCCATGAACACGGGCACGCAAGCCGCCAAGGAAGCGGGCAATATGGTCGATCTGGACTCGAACCCCACGAAATTGCTGGAAATCGTTGAAACGGGCAAACAGTTGCTGATGACGCGCGGGTCTCTGACAACCTTCTCGATAGCCAACGACGTTGCGAAGTATTTCGCCATTCTGCCGGCCATATTTATTACTACCTACCCGCAACTTTCGGTTCTGAACATCATGGGCCTGGCCAGCCCCGAATCGGCTATTTTATCGGCGGTCATCTTTAATGCGCTAATTATCATATTCCTGATTCCGCTGGCTCTGAAAGGCGTGCGTTATCGTGCAATGGGCGCAAGCGCTTTGCTGAACCGGAATTTACTTGTTTACGGTTTAGGAGGACTGGCCGTACCATTCATAGGGATAAAACTGATCGATATGCTGTTGTCGGCCACCAACCTGATATAA
- the kdpA gene encoding potassium-transporting ATPase subunit KdpA: MPTNILQFVLLLACMTGLTVLMGKWLTRVFTGAGHAMPERWSYRLFGIDPDESMGWSRYAAALVLSNGLMAVLGYVFLRGQALMPLNPLELAAQTPDLAFNTVSSFITNTNWQAYSGETSLSNFSQMAVITFLMMVGAATGLAAGAAFIRGLRRSTSQSIGNFWVDLTRILYRILLPLCFLMALVYVWQGVPQTLSSDVMVTTLEGVKQHIILGAVASFETIKHIGTNGGGFFGMNAAHPFENPTPITNALDILSMLLIPAALTYAFGSMLTRRRQGWVFFGTFLVLFIGFLAIVYSAEQSGNPILTAAGADQNLTATQPGGNMEGKELRFGIAGTSMFVATTTAATTGSVNAMHDSLTPLGGAVPLAQMMLNSVFGGEGVGFINLIQYAILAIFLVGMMIGRSPEFLGKKIEAREIKLVMLSVLAHPISILGFTALAVLWPGAENSLNNPGAHGFSEILYAYTSGTANNGSAFAGLNANTPFFNTTIGLAMLIGRFLTMLPMLAVAGLLAAKKTVPDTAGTFPTATPLFMILTIFVILIVGGLTFLPAIVLGPIVEHIDMLAGRVF, from the coding sequence ATGCCAACCAATATCTTGCAGTTTGTATTGCTTCTTGCCTGCATGACAGGACTAACCGTCCTTATGGGCAAGTGGCTCACGCGGGTTTTTACCGGCGCCGGGCACGCTATGCCCGAGCGCTGGTCCTACCGGTTGTTCGGCATTGATCCGGACGAATCCATGGGATGGAGCCGCTATGCAGCAGCGCTGGTGCTATCCAACGGTCTTATGGCCGTGCTGGGTTATGTCTTTTTGCGCGGCCAGGCACTGATGCCGCTTAACCCGCTGGAGCTGGCGGCGCAGACCCCCGACCTGGCCTTCAATACCGTCTCATCGTTTATCACCAACACGAACTGGCAGGCTTACTCCGGCGAAACCAGCCTGAGTAATTTCAGCCAGATGGCCGTGATTACCTTTTTAATGATGGTGGGCGCGGCAACCGGTCTTGCGGCCGGCGCAGCCTTCATACGCGGGCTAAGGCGGTCTACATCGCAGAGCATCGGCAATTTCTGGGTCGACCTGACGCGAATACTTTACCGGATCTTATTACCGCTGTGTTTCCTTATGGCTCTCGTGTATGTATGGCAAGGCGTTCCGCAAACGCTTAGCTCCGACGTCATGGTAACCACGCTGGAAGGCGTGAAGCAGCATATTATTTTGGGCGCCGTGGCCAGTTTTGAAACGATCAAGCATATCGGCACCAACGGCGGCGGGTTCTTCGGCATGAATGCGGCCCACCCGTTTGAAAACCCCACACCCATCACCAACGCCCTGGACATTCTAAGCATGCTGCTTATTCCCGCAGCGTTGACTTATGCCTTCGGCAGCATGCTAACGCGCCGGCGCCAGGGTTGGGTGTTCTTCGGCACCTTTCTGGTTCTCTTTATCGGTTTTCTTGCCATTGTGTATTCGGCCGAGCAGTCTGGCAACCCCATTCTGACTGCGGCGGGCGCCGACCAAAACCTGACCGCCACTCAACCGGGCGGCAATATGGAAGGCAAGGAATTGCGCTTCGGCATCGCCGGCACCAGTATGTTCGTGGCAACGACTACGGCTGCGACGACCGGCTCGGTCAACGCCATGCATGACTCGCTCACGCCGCTGGGCGGGGCCGTTCCGCTTGCCCAAATGATGCTCAACAGTGTTTTCGGCGGCGAGGGGGTGGGCTTTATCAATTTGATCCAGTACGCCATTCTTGCGATATTCCTGGTCGGCATGATGATAGGGCGCAGTCCCGAATTCCTGGGCAAGAAAATCGAAGCGCGCGAAATAAAGCTTGTCATGCTGTCTGTCTTGGCCCATCCGATCAGCATTCTGGGGTTTACCGCTCTGGCCGTATTGTGGCCGGGCGCAGAAAACAGTCTGAATAATCCGGGGGCTCACGGCTTTAGCGAAATTCTGTATGCCTATACATCGGGCACGGCAAATAATGGATCGGCCTTTGCCGGCCTGAACGCCAACACCCCTTTCTTCAATACAACCATCGGCCTGGCCATGCTAATAGGGCGTTTTCTGACAATGCTGCCCATGCTGGCCGTGGCAGGCCTGCTAGCGGCGAAGAAAACCGTGCCCGACACCGCAGGCACCTTTCCCACGGCCACGCCTTTGTTCATGATCCTGACCATCTTCGTGATTCTGATCGTGGGCGGCCTGACGTTTCTTCCCGCCATAGTATTGGGCCCCATTGTCGAACACATCGACATGCTAGCTGGCCGCGTGTTTTAA
- the kdpC gene encoding K(+)-transporting ATPase subunit C: protein MSEKPTIFKGIARPVIVSSVFFMALTGLAYPMFTTGVANLLFPAQAQGSLLERNGAVIGSSLIGQNFTRPEYFHPRPSATMGPDPADASKTVSLPYNAGLSGASNLGPTNRKLADQVAERVAAYRAENGLSNTAAVPVDAVTASASGLDPDISIANALLQVARVASHRNLPEAKVQQLLTAHTTGRALGVLGEPRVNVLQLNIALDALSSVSIPGKF, encoded by the coding sequence ATGTCTGAAAAACCAACTATTTTCAAAGGGATTGCCCGTCCGGTGATCGTATCAAGCGTATTTTTTATGGCCCTCACCGGCCTGGCTTATCCCATGTTCACGACCGGTGTGGCCAACCTGCTGTTCCCTGCGCAAGCGCAAGGCAGCCTGCTTGAGCGCAACGGGGCAGTTATTGGTTCATCGCTGATCGGCCAGAATTTTACGCGTCCCGAATACTTTCATCCGCGTCCCAGTGCAACGATGGGGCCAGATCCTGCGGATGCCTCCAAGACCGTCAGCCTGCCCTACAACGCAGGGCTGAGCGGCGCAAGCAACCTAGGCCCGACCAACCGCAAGCTGGCTGATCAGGTCGCTGAACGGGTCGCCGCCTATAGGGCTGAAAATGGCTTGTCCAATACAGCGGCCGTTCCCGTGGACGCAGTGACCGCCTCCGCGTCGGGCCTGGATCCGGATATTTCCATCGCCAATGCCCTGCTGCAGGTTGCACGCGTGGCCAGTCACCGCAATCTGCCCGAAGCAAAAGTGCAGCAGCTGCTGACCGCCCATACCACCGGGCGGGCCCTTGGCGTACTGGGCGAACCGCGCGTCAATGTCCTGCAATTGAACATCGCGCTGGATGCCTTGTCCAGTGTGTCGATTCCCGGAAAATTTTGA
- the kdpF gene encoding K(+)-transporting ATPase subunit F produces the protein MSWFYLCSGIGAAGLFLYLFYALINPEKF, from the coding sequence ATGAGTTGGTTCTATTTATGCAGCGGCATCGGCGCCGCAGGGCTTTTTCTATATCTTTTCTACGCCCTTATTAATCCCGAAAAATTCTAG
- a CDS encoding DUF262 domain-containing protein, translated as MPSKTIKSFIADINNSDADGGGLWLPNIQRFFVWREDQMERLYDSIMRQYPLPSLLIWKTKADIRNRKFIDQYTETIDLKSLYRPLSKKTKRFEPKRMEVYVF; from the coding sequence GTGCCAAGTAAAACAATAAAGTCGTTCATCGCAGATATTAACAATTCGGATGCAGATGGAGGCGGTTTATGGCTTCCTAATATCCAACGTTTTTTTGTTTGGAGGGAGGACCAGATGGAGAGGTTGTATGACTCAATCATGCGCCAGTACCCTTTGCCGTCACTCCTCATCTGGAAAACTAAGGCTGACATACGCAATCGCAAATTCATAGACCAATACACCGAGACGATTGATTTGAAGTCTCTTTACCGACCTCTGTCAAAGAAAACCAAACGGTTTGAACCGAAAAGGATGGAAGTCTACGTTTTTTAA